The window TTTCTAACTTTATAAGAGATGGAATAGGGTCAATTTCATACGCATATCCAATTCTTGCTAACTCTAACAAAGTCAACACTACATTTTTTAACTGCTTATGCAGTACCAGTCCTTCAGATTCAAACAATGTTGAATCTTGTATGCCAATACTTCTGCACCATTTAAGAAAGTTAGCTGCATTTTCTCTAGCGAAAAAAGATTCCTTCTTTGCACTGTGGTGACACTGATACTCAAGGCCAGGCAACGCTTTCAACTTCGTCTTCACACCACGCGacaacaactttattttacCAGACACATATTCTTCAGagtgtttttgtattttctcAGCCAATTTGAATAAAAGTATCCCGTTATCTAATACATCTAGAAAATCGTCTGGAGTAATCTTCTTACTCATGTACTTAGTTAACCAGTCTGCTACATCTTCTAACAATGGAACTATGCTTTGCTCGTTTCTTTCTGTTATTTTTGCAGTTATTTCATCTATTTTATCAGTATTATTATTTTCACACATCTCTGACATATCATAAAAATTAAATGACTAAATCAgtacatatatatattctttgcgtttcttttttttttccacATGCAGATGATttaaaatgattatttatcttttcatttttttttcatcctaAACATAATAAGataataaaacttaaaaaactttttatcttaCAATAACATTTAGACACTAATAtctaatgtattttaaaaagacaaaaaggaAAAGATGATAAAGAAAAAACTAAATAGTAGACATTATACAAGAAAAGAAACCATCATACATGGTTGTTGCCACACTTTATATAGAGTTGATTTTAGGAGATTTAAAGAGATTTTAAAGGTAATGTACCCATGTAACATTTTCATgcattttaaaaggaaaaacatCAGATAGGTTTGAAAAACTAAAATTGAGGAGATTGAAggaaaaagttgttaaaaaatctaGAGGCATGACAAGGCATGGCaaccctaaaaaaataaaaaaaatgataaacctttagcttaatcaaaaataaattaaaaaagaaaaaagaattaaaaacatttgCTAAATGTATAAGACATGGAATTGATAAAAAAGTAGACTTCTATCACAAGGTCACTTGGTtaggaagattattccacattTTTGCAGCTCTAAACGGAAAGTGTGAATCTTTTTTATAACATGAGTGGCAACCCTGAAGCAGCCAGGCTGCTTCAGAAATTTTGAAGATAAAATACGAATTATTGAGGTTTTCTGTTACAAAATACAGGTTGCAAATACAAGAATCTCCTTGGAATAGATGTACTAGTTGCATGGCGAAATAGCAATATATGCAAAATATGcacaatcaacaaaaatcaacaAGAATTTTCCATTGGCCAAGAATTTACAACAGAATTCAACTATTATTCACGTTTGCAAGATGGAAAAAAAATGCTTCAAAATGTAGTCATAACATATAAAACGCTGATTGTAAAATCAAAATGATTTAACCTTAATTTGGAGATTTTAGGAGGAAATAAAGAGAATGATCAAGCCTTTACTTTTTGAAAGGATAGTCTTGTTATTTTGACATCTTGCATTAGTAGTTATGTACAATTTATTTCTACACACTAAATTGCTTGTTGTAAAGCAAACAATCTCTTATTTCTTGTCACATTAGTATGTtgatttttgacaaaatacaaAGTCCGAGACAATATGGTATGGTATGAAAATTTTTATAGGATGAAGAAATTATTCTAGCGTTTTAATTCATATGTAGCTggcaaatttttgttttgttacatATCAAATTTACCTAAAACGCAAAAAGTGTTCACAGACAAAAGAAAGAGGAGGAACGTTTCTATTAAGAAGAGAAATAGATCAGACTTTAGAATAACCTTACCTTACTACTAAAGAAAACAGGTGTCTTTGTGGATCAACTATACTTGGCTACATTTTCCTTA is drawn from Hydractinia symbiolongicarpus strain clone_291-10 chromosome 8, HSymV2.1, whole genome shotgun sequence and contains these coding sequences:
- the LOC130653580 gene encoding growth arrest-specific protein 2-like; amino-acid sequence: MSEMCENNNTDKIDEITAKITERNEQSIVPLLEDVADWLTKYMSKKITPDDFLDVLDNGILLFKLAEKIQKHSEEYVSGKIKLLSRGVKTKLKALPGLEYQCHHSAKKESFFARENAANFLKWCRSIGIQDSTLFESEGLVLHKQLKNVVLTLLELARIGYAYEIDPIPSLIKLEKEIEQEEVDGRKNVTMRKKKENNVVDLDSKVQASAKKQNVLLEKVKDGKYIVNGKATVFVRILRNHVMVRVGGGWDELEHFLSRHNPQKIGKILTSTPATYRGN